The candidate division KSB1 bacterium region CCAGGAGACGACCTTAGTGGTCCCGTTTGAGCCGGGAGAGGGAGCGCCTGCCCCAGTTCTCGACAGCCTTTGGGTTCGTTCCAATGATGCAGACGAACCAGCGCTCGCCGTGCCTGTGATTGCGGGCACTCGCGATTTCGGTCCGGGCGACCCTGCTCCCGATTTCAGCCTCGCGGAAGCAACCACGGGCGAGACGGTTCGTCTCTCCGATTTTCGTGGGCGACCCGTACTGATCACCTTCTTTGCGGGTTGGTGACCGGTTTGCGGTCCGCAGGTTGCGGATCTTGAGCACAACTTCTGGCGCACGTACCGCGGCCGGGGCCTCCAGGTCTTGGGTGTGAATCGGGGGCAGAGGGCGGAGGAGGTTCAGGCCTTTGCCCGGCGCCTCGGAATCACCTTCCCCCTGCTCCTTGATCAGGACGCCTCCGCGTACCAGAAATACCAGGGCGACAGGACCCCGAGGATAGCGCCTTTTCCCCGGGACGTACTTGTAGACGGAAAGGGCCAAGTGGTCTACTACAGCCGGATCTTTGAACCGGAAGCCCTGCGAGAGGCCATCGAGCAAGTACTTTGCCCCACCGGAGGAAGTGACCTGAAAGGCCGGGATGGGACGCCTGACGTGACCCTGTGGATTGGCCCGAATCCGGCGGCCGGCGCAGTAAGGATCCGCTTCTCACTGCCCACGAATAGCCTCGTTTCTCTCGCCATCTTCGACTGTCGCGGACGGGAGATTG contains the following coding sequences:
- a CDS encoding redoxin domain-containing protein, which gives rise to MGREPAQGWISGVAARGPWVFLADWETVNVLERRTGLEPDLLLSPSFLCFGQYQPGTTEFGFLRFRNVGNAPLSVWGILAPGSVLPPEPHSFTLDCDQETTLVVPFEPGEGAPAPVLDSLWVRSNDADEPALAVPVIAGTRDFGPGDPAPDFSLAEATTGETVRLSDFRGRPVLITFFAGWUPVCGPQVADLEHNFWRTYRGRGLQVLGVNRGQRAEEVQAFARRLGITFPLLLDQDASAYQKYQGDRTPRIAPFPRDVLVDGKGQVVYYSRIFEPEALREAIEQVLCPTGGSDLKGRDGTPDVTLWIGPNPAAGAVRIRFSLPTNSLVSLAIFDCRGREIVELAREYLPAGTHQLQWEGQGRQGLRLPSGVYVCRLQTSRVARSAKFVLWR